One part of the Thermogemmata fonticola genome encodes these proteins:
- a CDS encoding serine/threonine protein kinase, translated as MIGRIFLGRYEARRLLGEGGMGRVYLARQVDTGRDVVVKVMHEQIAHDPKFRDRFEREMELMRRFRHPGAVQLYEADLNNPTGPCLVMEYVKGVNLETLLARSGRMSPARVGRIIGELCEVLQAAHDENIIHRDLKPANLMIIDPDTPRERVKVMDFGLAKLLDKEDLIKKVTDTNVDFAVGTPGYICPEQVRGEEMDHRGDIYSVGVIMYELLTGRLPFVGGSSMDILLAHATEPPPRFAEIGLKGVVPPEIEELVLQCLAKDPADRPQQARDLAERYDTALVRWESQQEERLARQRPQPGSSHLLPVSPSTPTPPPRSSTAEGSDALTFQMEAWLPERIALMKLRGFVYDAGGEVLDSQPGCVVVRLGGKRTGLSWFGLARRATGPLDVELHLTHAHPQEPNRLTVQVVFRPSHPSLLDDPQWQKRCSDVFVQLRSYLMGRVTS; from the coding sequence ATGATCGGACGCATCTTTTTGGGGCGGTACGAAGCCCGCCGCTTGCTGGGCGAGGGGGGGATGGGGCGGGTCTATCTCGCCCGGCAGGTGGACACCGGACGGGATGTCGTCGTCAAAGTCATGCATGAGCAGATCGCCCATGACCCCAAGTTCCGCGACCGCTTCGAGCGGGAGATGGAGCTAATGCGGCGCTTCCGCCATCCCGGCGCGGTGCAACTGTACGAAGCCGACCTGAACAATCCCACCGGCCCTTGCCTGGTCATGGAGTACGTCAAAGGGGTGAACCTGGAGACCCTGCTGGCCCGCAGCGGGCGGATGAGTCCGGCACGCGTCGGACGGATCATCGGCGAATTGTGCGAAGTGCTCCAGGCCGCCCACGATGAAAACATCATCCACCGCGATCTCAAGCCGGCCAACCTCATGATCATCGACCCGGACACTCCTCGCGAGCGGGTCAAGGTCATGGACTTCGGCCTGGCCAAACTCCTGGATAAAGAGGACTTGATCAAGAAGGTCACCGACACCAACGTGGATTTCGCCGTGGGCACGCCGGGGTACATCTGCCCGGAGCAGGTACGGGGCGAAGAGATGGACCACCGCGGCGACATCTACTCGGTCGGCGTCATCATGTACGAGCTGCTCACGGGCCGCCTGCCCTTTGTGGGGGGCAGCAGCATGGACATTCTACTGGCCCATGCGACGGAGCCGCCGCCCCGCTTCGCCGAAATCGGCCTCAAAGGGGTGGTGCCGCCGGAGATCGAAGAGCTGGTCTTGCAATGCCTAGCCAAGGACCCGGCGGATCGGCCCCAGCAAGCCCGCGACCTGGCCGAACGCTACGACACCGCCCTGGTCCGCTGGGAAAGCCAACAGGAGGAACGCCTGGCCCGGCAGCGGCCCCAACCCGGCTCCAGCCACCTGCTCCCGGTCAGTCCTTCCACGCCCACCCCGCCGCCTCGCAGCTCCACGGCTGAAGGCAGCGACGCCCTCACCTTCCAAATGGAAGCCTGGCTCCCCGAACGGATCGCCTTGATGAAACTCCGCGGCTTCGTCTATGACGCTGGCGGCGAAGTGCTCGACAGCCAACCGGGATGCGTGGTCGTCCGGCTCGGCGGCAAACGTACCGGCTTGTCCTGGTTCGGCCTTGCCCGCCGTGCTACCGGACCTCTCGATGTCGAATTGCACCTGACCCACGCCCATCCCCAGGAACCCAACCGCCTGACCGTCCAGGTCGTCTTCCGTCCCTCCCATCCCAGCTTGCTGGACGATCCCCAGTGGCAAAAGCGCTGCTCCGACGTCTTCGTGCAACTGCGCTCCTACCTCATGGGCCGGGTCACGTCCTGA
- a CDS encoding TolC family protein: MPGDAEVPSPALARRRGECMLKSRWIRGALAGWVAASGLSGCRQPIFLEPGDYKDAVLQQLPPALEDRPHDPITPSVVQRIGNGPATVLDPERPPRYITLKECIALALEQGNTGIQSATNPGLKNDTLGQFTGRGVVGSDAVRVFAIDPAIAAAELERSLSKFDARWVTAMTWQKVDQPVAAQFIAFQQQRDAASFSSSLIKPLPTGGVAGITFSTDYSKFAALPQAFFGGFVNPNYTPRLQFTVEQPLLRLFGVEVNQLSPSHPGSVLLNLPPSGGAGTEGILISRIRLDQQRTDFDVKINYLLLNVEAAYWNLYAAYYNLYAQEEGLRQAYEGYRFIRLRVLAGNEPPQSEYQARAQFERFRGDVVEARGQVLEAERQLRGLLGLRSDDGFRLVPIDKPNEAPYVPDFYEAANEALAHRPELLQLRQDLKAQQLNLLLQKNLRRPDLRVFAQYDIAGLGTRLDGREFADPANTIPGNALASFGNNQFNSWTIGLRLDMPLGLRDANASVREAQLNLARSYFALRDAEMKALEYLLAQYRRVIQAHTVIGYRRAEREYLQMYLGKVAEVIAIGTWNQAFYQNYLTVQQQLAQAIAREHRAIADYNTALAAFEYAKGTIQRYNNVSVLEGPPPPWVQKKAADYIRERTEAAIKLRERDLAPPPAGAAGIGGQPVGPAVGTPLLSELPPFAQPRPPLPEDVPLPRPGEPPGVPPVVPPGSTGRSAPGPNSSSGAPGRTPGSESSRTPGGSPPGTWPPAGSSGGGSDTPPPPTAAEPAPGDYFRPSGRVILPRRERRLPAVPSCPPPSRSSDSGLPRLSLPVPPPDIVLPTPPPETGIGNTPPSLPPLPALPAITPPPTSPPVP; the protein is encoded by the coding sequence ATGCCCGGTGACGCGGAGGTTCCCTCTCCTGCGCTGGCACGCCGACGGGGGGAGTGCATGCTCAAGTCACGCTGGATTCGCGGGGCGTTGGCCGGCTGGGTGGCGGCAAGCGGATTGAGCGGCTGCCGGCAGCCCATTTTTCTGGAACCGGGGGATTACAAGGATGCGGTCTTGCAGCAGCTTCCTCCGGCCCTGGAGGACCGGCCGCACGATCCGATCACGCCCAGCGTGGTGCAGCGGATCGGCAACGGCCCGGCAACGGTGCTCGATCCGGAACGCCCGCCGCGCTACATCACGCTCAAGGAATGCATCGCCCTGGCCCTGGAACAGGGGAACACGGGCATCCAATCGGCGACCAATCCCGGCCTGAAGAACGACACCTTGGGGCAATTCACAGGCCGCGGCGTGGTGGGTTCGGACGCCGTGCGGGTCTTCGCCATCGATCCGGCCATTGCCGCGGCGGAGCTAGAACGTTCGCTGTCCAAGTTCGACGCCCGCTGGGTGACGGCCATGACCTGGCAGAAGGTGGACCAGCCCGTGGCGGCGCAGTTCATCGCCTTCCAGCAGCAGCGGGATGCCGCCTCCTTCAGCAGCAGTTTGATCAAACCGTTGCCGACCGGCGGTGTGGCGGGGATCACCTTCAGCACGGATTACTCCAAGTTTGCCGCATTGCCCCAGGCCTTTTTCGGCGGGTTTGTCAATCCCAACTACACGCCGCGCTTGCAGTTCACGGTGGAGCAGCCGCTCTTGCGTCTCTTCGGAGTGGAAGTCAATCAGTTGTCACCGAGCCATCCCGGCAGTGTGCTGTTGAATTTGCCGCCGAGCGGCGGGGCAGGTACGGAAGGCATCCTGATCAGCCGTATCCGCCTGGACCAGCAGCGGACCGACTTCGACGTGAAGATCAACTATCTGCTGCTCAACGTGGAGGCGGCGTACTGGAACCTGTATGCGGCGTATTACAATCTCTACGCCCAGGAAGAGGGGTTGCGGCAGGCGTATGAGGGGTACCGGTTCATCCGCTTGCGGGTGCTGGCGGGGAATGAGCCGCCGCAGAGTGAATATCAGGCGCGGGCGCAGTTCGAGCGCTTCCGGGGGGATGTGGTCGAGGCGCGGGGGCAGGTGCTGGAGGCGGAGCGGCAACTGCGCGGCTTGCTCGGCTTGCGCAGCGACGACGGCTTCCGCTTGGTCCCGATCGACAAGCCCAACGAGGCCCCCTACGTGCCGGACTTCTACGAGGCGGCCAACGAAGCCCTGGCCCACCGCCCGGAACTGCTGCAACTGCGGCAGGACCTCAAAGCCCAGCAACTCAACCTGCTGCTCCAGAAGAACCTGCGCCGGCCTGACCTGCGGGTCTTCGCCCAGTACGACATCGCCGGGCTAGGCACGCGCCTCGATGGCCGCGAATTCGCTGATCCGGCCAACACCATTCCCGGCAACGCCCTGGCCAGCTTCGGCAACAATCAGTTCAACAGTTGGACCATTGGGCTGCGCCTGGATATGCCCCTGGGTCTGCGGGACGCCAACGCTTCCGTACGAGAAGCCCAACTGAACCTGGCCCGCAGCTACTTCGCCCTGCGCGATGCTGAGATGAAAGCCCTGGAATATCTGCTGGCCCAGTACCGCCGGGTGATTCAAGCCCACACGGTCATTGGCTACCGCCGGGCGGAGCGCGAGTATTTGCAGATGTATCTGGGCAAAGTGGCCGAGGTCATCGCCATTGGGACGTGGAATCAGGCATTTTACCAGAACTATTTGACGGTGCAGCAGCAACTGGCGCAGGCGATCGCACGGGAGCATCGGGCGATTGCGGATTACAACACGGCCCTAGCGGCGTTTGAGTACGCCAAGGGGACGATCCAGCGGTACAACAACGTGAGCGTGCTGGAAGGTCCGCCGCCGCCGTGGGTGCAGAAGAAGGCGGCGGATTACATTCGGGAGCGGACGGAAGCGGCGATCAAGCTGCGGGAGCGGGACCTGGCTCCGCCTCCTGCGGGAGCGGCAGGCATCGGCGGGCAGCCGGTCGGTCCAGCGGTCGGTACGCCGTTGCTTTCGGAGCTGCCGCCGTTCGCTCAGCCGCGGCCCCCGCTGCCGGAGGATGTTCCCCTGCCGCGTCCCGGGGAACCGCCCGGGGTGCCGCCGGTGGTGCCGCCAGGGAGTACAGGACGGTCCGCGCCGGGTCCGAATTCCTCCTCTGGGGCACCGGGTCGGACGCCGGGGTCCGAATCCTCCCGCACGCCGGGCGGATCGCCGCCGGGAACCTGGCCGCCCGCCGGAAGCAGCGGAGGTGGAAGTGACACACCACCGCCACCTACCGCGGCGGAGCCGGCACCGGGGGATTACTTCCGCCCCTCCGGTCGTGTCATCCTCCCCCGGCGGGAGCGCCGTCTGCCCGCAGTGCCCAGTTGCCCACCCCCGTCGCGCAGCAGTGACAGCGGCCTGCCCCGCCTGTCGCTCCCCGTGCCGCCGCCGGACATCGTGTTGCCCACACCCCCGCCGGAAACCGGCATCGGCAACACGCCGCCTTCGCTGCCCCCTCTGCCCGCCCTGCCGGCGATCACCCCGCCGCCTACGTCCCCTCCAGTCCCCTGA
- a CDS encoding two-component system sensor histidine kinase NtrB, with amino-acid sequence MSGSSASISAASSASPPPAPANTTDSTPVSDEPPTASDASPSSSPSAATPPLPPAAPASAPTATSPSSDDASSPASEARGGEGGAAAAGPRPGESSPAPSGGNDLLAAYQELAQAAGGFIHEIKNRIGAVSLNLQLLAEDLPEAATPRERRARQRIERLQEECQKLVDLAADFLRFARVRDLHLQPVALEDVITRLVDFLSPTAREKGIEIHWLLAPDLPAVLLDRDLFEQCLLNLLLNAEQAMPEGGTLTLLGRREGNWVCLEVIDTGVGIPPAILPKLFQPFFSTKPNGHGLGLAITRRIVQTHGGSIEVQSTPGHGTRFTIRLPIPEGK; translated from the coding sequence ATGAGCGGCTCTTCGGCGTCCATCTCGGCTGCCTCCTCGGCGTCCCCCCCGCCAGCTCCAGCGAATACGACGGACTCAACCCCCGTCTCGGACGAACCGCCGACGGCTTCGGACGCTTCTCCTTCGTCGTCGCCATCGGCTGCTACCCCGCCCTTGCCCCCCGCGGCGCCGGCCAGTGCCCCCACGGCTACTTCTCCCTCCTCGGACGATGCCAGCTCCCCGGCTTCTGAAGCCAGAGGGGGTGAGGGAGGTGCCGCGGCGGCGGGACCGCGTCCAGGGGAAAGCAGTCCGGCACCCTCCGGCGGGAACGACCTTTTGGCGGCGTATCAGGAGCTGGCCCAGGCGGCGGGCGGCTTCATTCACGAGATCAAAAACCGCATCGGGGCGGTGTCGCTGAATCTGCAACTGTTGGCGGAGGATTTGCCGGAAGCGGCGACGCCGCGGGAACGGCGCGCCCGGCAGCGGATCGAGCGCCTCCAGGAGGAATGCCAGAAGCTGGTCGATCTGGCGGCGGACTTCCTCCGCTTCGCCCGCGTGCGGGACCTGCATCTCCAGCCGGTGGCTTTGGAAGATGTGATCACGCGGCTGGTCGATTTCCTCTCGCCAACGGCTCGCGAGAAAGGGATCGAGATTCACTGGCTGCTGGCGCCGGACCTGCCCGCTGTGCTCCTGGACCGGGACCTGTTTGAACAATGCCTGCTCAACCTTTTGCTCAACGCGGAACAAGCGATGCCGGAAGGCGGGACGCTCACGCTGCTGGGGCGCCGGGAGGGGAATTGGGTGTGCCTGGAGGTGATTGACACCGGGGTGGGCATTCCGCCCGCCATTTTGCCCAAGCTCTTCCAGCCGTTTTTTTCCACCAAGCCCAACGGGCACGGGTTGGGTCTGGCCATCACCCGCCGCATTGTCCAGACCCACGGCGGCAGCATCGAGGTCCAGAGCACCCCCGGCCACGGAACCCGCTTCACCATCCGCTTGCCGATCCCAGAGGGGAAGTGA